The following are from one region of the Falco biarmicus isolate bFalBia1 chromosome 1, bFalBia1.pri, whole genome shotgun sequence genome:
- the SSH1 gene encoding protein phosphatase Slingshot homolog 1 isoform X1, which translates to MALVTLQRSPTPSAASSASTSELEVGSDEERKLNVSLSESFFMVKGAALFLQQGNSSQGQRSLQHPHKHAGDLPQHLQVMINLLRCEDRIKLAVRLESVWTDRVRYMVVVYSSGRQDTEENILLGVDFSSKESKSCTIGMVLRLWSDTKIHLDGDGGFSVSTAGRMHIFKPVSVQAMWSALQILHKACEVARRYNYFPGGVALVWATYYESCISSDQSCINEWNAMQDLESTRPDSPALFVDKPTERERTERLIKAKLRSIMMSKDLENVTSKEIRNELEKHMNCNLKEFKEFIDNEMLLILGQMDKPSLIFDHLYLGSEWNASNLEELQGSGIDYILNVTREIDNFFPGLFAYHNIRVYDEETTDLLAHWNEAYHFINKAKKNHSKCLVHCKMGVSRSASTVIAYAMKEFGWSLEKAYNYVKQKRSIARPNAGFMRQLLEYEGILDASKQRHNKLWKQQAESNLPQHTDGTTGSGDFLLESLDIDLENRLADLDMPSQSAYLDNRAGTEVSVGFNYCFRRLSDTLLENKIPSDREGFFQVEELERDALAERTASLVGQPLSAPSEGRLLETTKALETAEPLAELSSFCEKQAKKKLDFSPLKGRIVLGHGDPGEDRVREENPMEKWKRRLSMHKEESRLNRENLNNNNSKRSCPEDFEHDAVFGILSKVKPSYQSCADCMYSSAGLSPDSFGEQCEKLNASTARRSTTICTQPALLSHINSNLADHLPSKAHSEEAIRTKNNEAPLPLSAGTGTLEAGACKSLDQHCSILEKGKDAPKNPVKTLLPRRNSHCDKGLLNAEVVREESLARKDSSATKDLKYLFSKDLEKPSANSYLMQHQESLIQLQKAGLVRKHTKELERLKSLPSDASSLLRESPLSRVDSSIVEESEDLISHHGLVPLLGPAALITEGAANNVEKLEVKCVLEGFPQKTSTPVMCRLEHTSSFTKDFLKTICYTPSSSRSSNLTRSSSSDSIHSVRGKPGLVKQRTQEIETRLRLAGLTVSSPLKRSNSLAKLGCLNLSSEDLSSDMDVSTITDSKEAVSIESSMLCEPQSTLRSADVTSKLAAKPVVGNLKNMLWMGKS; encoded by the exons atGGCGCTGGTCACGCTGCAGCGCTCGCCGACCCCCAGCGCCGCCTCCTCGGCCAGCACCAGCGAG CTGGAGGTTGGCAGTGATGAAGAGCGTAAATTAAATGTAAG CCTAAGCGAGAGCTTTTTCATGGTGAAAGGTGCAGCCCTTTTCTTACAACAAGGAAACAGCTCCCAGGGCCAGCGAAGTCTACAGCATCCTCACAAACATGCAG gTGATTtgccccagcacctccaggtgATGATCAACCTCCTTCGCTGTGAGGATAGGATCAAACTG GCTGTCCGTTTGGAAAGTGTGTGGACAGACAGAGTCCGGTACATGGTGGTTGTATACAGCAGCGGACGACAGGACACAGAAGAGAATATTTTGCTGGGTGTGGatttctccagcaaggagag TAAAAGCTGCACTATAGGAATGGTTCTTCGTCTGTGGAGTGATACTAAAATCCATCTTGACGGTGATGG CGGCTTCAGCGTGAGCACCGCAGGGAGAATGCACATCTTCAAGCCAGTGTCGGTGCAAGCCATGTG GTCTGCTTTACAGATCCTTCATAAAGCCTGTGAAGTTGCAAGAAGGTATAACTACTTCCCAGGTGGGGTGGCCTTGGTCTGGGCCACATACTATGAAAGCTGCATCAGCTCTGACCAGAGCTGCATCAATGAGTGGAATGCGATGCAAGACCTGGAGTCCACCCGCCCCGACTCTCCAGCCCTGTTTGTTGACAA gcCAACTGAAAGAGAACGAACAGAACGCCTCATTAAAGCCAAACTCCGGAGCATCATGATGAGCAAAGACCTGGAAAATGTGACTTCTAAGGAG ataCGAAATGAGCTGGAGAAACACATGAATTGCAACTTGAAGGAATTCAAGGAATTTATAGACAATGAAATGCTGCTTATCCTGGGTCAGATGGACAAACCGTCTCTGATTTTTGATCATTTATATCTG GGGTCCGAGTGGAATGCATCCAACCttgaggagctgcagggctcGGG cATTGACTACATTTTGAATGTGACCAGGGAAATTGATAATTTTTTCCCTGGTTTGTTTGCCTATCACAACATCCGAGTATATGATGAAGAGACAACAGACCTCCTGGCTCACTGGAATGAGGCGTACCACTTTATAAATAAGGCCAA GAAGAATCACTCCAAGTGCCTGGTGCACTGCAAAATGGGTGTGAGCCGGTCCGCATCAACTGTTATAGCTTATGCCATGAAGGAATTTGGCTGGTCACTGGAAAAGGCCTATAATTACGTCAAGCAAAAACGCAGCATTGCAAGACCGAATGCAGGCTTCATGAGACAGCTTTTGGAATATGAAGGCATTTTAGACGCCAG CAAGCAGCGCCACAATAAGCTGtggaagcagcaggcagagagcaacctgccccagcacacagatGGCACCACGGGGTCGGGTGACTTCTTACTCGAGAGCTTAGACATCGACCTAGAAAACCGCCTGGCTGACCTGGACATGCCTTCCCAGTCAGCGTACCTGGACAACCGAGCCGGCACAGAAGTGTCTGTGGGGTTTAATTACTGCTTCCGTCGCCTGTCGGACACGCTGCTGGAGAACAAGATTCCCAGTGACAGGGAGGGCTTTTTCCAAGTGGAGGAGCTGGAGCGGGATGCGCTTGCGGAGCGCACTGCCTCGCTGGTGGGACAGCCTCTGTCTGCACCTTCAGAGGGAAGGCTGCTGGAGACAACAAAAGCCCTGGAGACAGCAGAGCCGCTGGCAGAGCTAAGCAGTTTCTGCGAGAAGCAGGCAAAGAAGAAACTGGACTTCAGCCCCCTCAAGGGAAGGATAGTGCTGGGCCATGGGGACCCAGGGGAGGACCGTGTCAGGGAGGAAAACCCAATGGAGAAGTGGAAGCGGCGTTTGTCCATGCACAAGGAGGAGAGCAGGCTTAATAGAGAGAActtgaacaacaacaacagcaaaaggagTTGCCCAGAGGATTTTGAG caCGATGCCGTATTTGGGATCCTCAGTAAGGTCAAGCCTTCCTACCAGTCTTGCGCTGACTGCATGTATTCCTCGGCCGGTTTGTCTCCCGACTCCTTTGGGGAGCAGTGCGAAAAGCTGAACGCCAGCACAGCGCGTCGCAGCACCACGATCTGCACGCAACCGGCCCTCCTCTCCCACATCAATTCCAACTTGGCGGACCACCTGCCCAGCAAGGCGCACTCAGAGGAAGCAATTAGAACTAAAAATAATGAGGCTCCGCTTCCTCTGTCGGCAGGAACTGGTACTTTGGAGGCTGGTGCTTGTAAATCACTTGATCAACACTGCAGCATTTTGGAGAAAGGCAAAGATGCACCAAAAAACCCAGTCAAAACTCTGCTGCCCAGGAGAAACTCACACTGTGACAAGGGCCTCCTTAATGCAGAAGTGGTAAGAGAAGAGTCTCTAGCCAGAAAAGACAGCAGTGCTACCAAGGATCTGAAGTACTTGTTCAGCAAAGACTTGGAAAAGCCAAGTGCAAACAGTTACTTGATGCAGCATCAGGAGTCTCTtattcagctgcagaaagcaggctTGGTTAGGAAGCATACCAAAGAGCTGGAGCGGCTGAAAAGCCTGCCCTCCGACGCCTCGTCGCTGCTCAGAGAGAGCCCCCTGAGCAGAGTGGACTCGAGCATCGTGGAGGAAAGCGAGGATTTGATTTCGCATCACGGCCTCGTACCTCTTCTGGGACCAGCAGCGCTGATAACCGAAGGTGCAGCAAACAACGTGGAGAAGTTGGAGGTGAAATGCGTCTTAGAGGGGTTCCCTCAGAAAACCTCCACCCCTGTCATGTGTCGTTTGGAGCACACGAGCAGTTTCACCAAGGACTTCCTGAAGACCATCTGCTacaccccctcctcctcccggAGCTCCAACCTGACGCGGAGCTCCAGCAGTGACAGTATCCACAGCGTGCGGGGCAAGCCCGGCCTGGTGAAGCAGCGAACTCAGGAAATTGAGACCAGGTTGCGGCTGGCTGGCTTGACTGTGTCTTCTCCTCTGAAAAGGTCCAATTCTCTCGCCAAGCTAGGATGTCTTAACTTGTCTTCTGAGGACTTATCAAGTGACATGGATGTATCGACCATAACGGACTCAAAAGAGGCCGTTTCAATCGAGTCTTCCATGCTCTGTGAGCCACAATCCACGCTGAGGAGTGCAGATGTCACCTCCAAACTGGCAGCGAAGCCAGTGGTTGGAAACTTGAAGAACATGCTTTGGATGGGCAAAAGCTGA
- the SSH1 gene encoding protein phosphatase Slingshot homolog 1 isoform X2 codes for MNLLKFTDFCLTLGPAQCFCCSKKTSPNYLSESFFMVKGAALFLQQGNSSQGQRSLQHPHKHAGDLPQHLQVMINLLRCEDRIKLAVRLESVWTDRVRYMVVVYSSGRQDTEENILLGVDFSSKESKSCTIGMVLRLWSDTKIHLDGDGGFSVSTAGRMHIFKPVSVQAMWSALQILHKACEVARRYNYFPGGVALVWATYYESCISSDQSCINEWNAMQDLESTRPDSPALFVDKPTERERTERLIKAKLRSIMMSKDLENVTSKEIRNELEKHMNCNLKEFKEFIDNEMLLILGQMDKPSLIFDHLYLGSEWNASNLEELQGSGIDYILNVTREIDNFFPGLFAYHNIRVYDEETTDLLAHWNEAYHFINKAKKNHSKCLVHCKMGVSRSASTVIAYAMKEFGWSLEKAYNYVKQKRSIARPNAGFMRQLLEYEGILDASKQRHNKLWKQQAESNLPQHTDGTTGSGDFLLESLDIDLENRLADLDMPSQSAYLDNRAGTEVSVGFNYCFRRLSDTLLENKIPSDREGFFQVEELERDALAERTASLVGQPLSAPSEGRLLETTKALETAEPLAELSSFCEKQAKKKLDFSPLKGRIVLGHGDPGEDRVREENPMEKWKRRLSMHKEESRLNRENLNNNNSKRSCPEDFEHDAVFGILSKVKPSYQSCADCMYSSAGLSPDSFGEQCEKLNASTARRSTTICTQPALLSHINSNLADHLPSKAHSEEAIRTKNNEAPLPLSAGTGTLEAGACKSLDQHCSILEKGKDAPKNPVKTLLPRRNSHCDKGLLNAEVVREESLARKDSSATKDLKYLFSKDLEKPSANSYLMQHQESLIQLQKAGLVRKHTKELERLKSLPSDASSLLRESPLSRVDSSIVEESEDLISHHGLVPLLGPAALITEGAANNVEKLEVKCVLEGFPQKTSTPVMCRLEHTSSFTKDFLKTICYTPSSSRSSNLTRSSSSDSIHSVRGKPGLVKQRTQEIETRLRLAGLTVSSPLKRSNSLAKLGCLNLSSEDLSSDMDVSTITDSKEAVSIESSMLCEPQSTLRSADVTSKLAAKPVVGNLKNMLWMGKS; via the exons ATGAATCTTCTCAAATTTACTGACTTCTGTCTGACTCTTGGGCCAGCACAATGCTTCTGCTGTTCAAAGAAAACCAGTCCAAATTA CCTAAGCGAGAGCTTTTTCATGGTGAAAGGTGCAGCCCTTTTCTTACAACAAGGAAACAGCTCCCAGGGCCAGCGAAGTCTACAGCATCCTCACAAACATGCAG gTGATTtgccccagcacctccaggtgATGATCAACCTCCTTCGCTGTGAGGATAGGATCAAACTG GCTGTCCGTTTGGAAAGTGTGTGGACAGACAGAGTCCGGTACATGGTGGTTGTATACAGCAGCGGACGACAGGACACAGAAGAGAATATTTTGCTGGGTGTGGatttctccagcaaggagag TAAAAGCTGCACTATAGGAATGGTTCTTCGTCTGTGGAGTGATACTAAAATCCATCTTGACGGTGATGG CGGCTTCAGCGTGAGCACCGCAGGGAGAATGCACATCTTCAAGCCAGTGTCGGTGCAAGCCATGTG GTCTGCTTTACAGATCCTTCATAAAGCCTGTGAAGTTGCAAGAAGGTATAACTACTTCCCAGGTGGGGTGGCCTTGGTCTGGGCCACATACTATGAAAGCTGCATCAGCTCTGACCAGAGCTGCATCAATGAGTGGAATGCGATGCAAGACCTGGAGTCCACCCGCCCCGACTCTCCAGCCCTGTTTGTTGACAA gcCAACTGAAAGAGAACGAACAGAACGCCTCATTAAAGCCAAACTCCGGAGCATCATGATGAGCAAAGACCTGGAAAATGTGACTTCTAAGGAG ataCGAAATGAGCTGGAGAAACACATGAATTGCAACTTGAAGGAATTCAAGGAATTTATAGACAATGAAATGCTGCTTATCCTGGGTCAGATGGACAAACCGTCTCTGATTTTTGATCATTTATATCTG GGGTCCGAGTGGAATGCATCCAACCttgaggagctgcagggctcGGG cATTGACTACATTTTGAATGTGACCAGGGAAATTGATAATTTTTTCCCTGGTTTGTTTGCCTATCACAACATCCGAGTATATGATGAAGAGACAACAGACCTCCTGGCTCACTGGAATGAGGCGTACCACTTTATAAATAAGGCCAA GAAGAATCACTCCAAGTGCCTGGTGCACTGCAAAATGGGTGTGAGCCGGTCCGCATCAACTGTTATAGCTTATGCCATGAAGGAATTTGGCTGGTCACTGGAAAAGGCCTATAATTACGTCAAGCAAAAACGCAGCATTGCAAGACCGAATGCAGGCTTCATGAGACAGCTTTTGGAATATGAAGGCATTTTAGACGCCAG CAAGCAGCGCCACAATAAGCTGtggaagcagcaggcagagagcaacctgccccagcacacagatGGCACCACGGGGTCGGGTGACTTCTTACTCGAGAGCTTAGACATCGACCTAGAAAACCGCCTGGCTGACCTGGACATGCCTTCCCAGTCAGCGTACCTGGACAACCGAGCCGGCACAGAAGTGTCTGTGGGGTTTAATTACTGCTTCCGTCGCCTGTCGGACACGCTGCTGGAGAACAAGATTCCCAGTGACAGGGAGGGCTTTTTCCAAGTGGAGGAGCTGGAGCGGGATGCGCTTGCGGAGCGCACTGCCTCGCTGGTGGGACAGCCTCTGTCTGCACCTTCAGAGGGAAGGCTGCTGGAGACAACAAAAGCCCTGGAGACAGCAGAGCCGCTGGCAGAGCTAAGCAGTTTCTGCGAGAAGCAGGCAAAGAAGAAACTGGACTTCAGCCCCCTCAAGGGAAGGATAGTGCTGGGCCATGGGGACCCAGGGGAGGACCGTGTCAGGGAGGAAAACCCAATGGAGAAGTGGAAGCGGCGTTTGTCCATGCACAAGGAGGAGAGCAGGCTTAATAGAGAGAActtgaacaacaacaacagcaaaaggagTTGCCCAGAGGATTTTGAG caCGATGCCGTATTTGGGATCCTCAGTAAGGTCAAGCCTTCCTACCAGTCTTGCGCTGACTGCATGTATTCCTCGGCCGGTTTGTCTCCCGACTCCTTTGGGGAGCAGTGCGAAAAGCTGAACGCCAGCACAGCGCGTCGCAGCACCACGATCTGCACGCAACCGGCCCTCCTCTCCCACATCAATTCCAACTTGGCGGACCACCTGCCCAGCAAGGCGCACTCAGAGGAAGCAATTAGAACTAAAAATAATGAGGCTCCGCTTCCTCTGTCGGCAGGAACTGGTACTTTGGAGGCTGGTGCTTGTAAATCACTTGATCAACACTGCAGCATTTTGGAGAAAGGCAAAGATGCACCAAAAAACCCAGTCAAAACTCTGCTGCCCAGGAGAAACTCACACTGTGACAAGGGCCTCCTTAATGCAGAAGTGGTAAGAGAAGAGTCTCTAGCCAGAAAAGACAGCAGTGCTACCAAGGATCTGAAGTACTTGTTCAGCAAAGACTTGGAAAAGCCAAGTGCAAACAGTTACTTGATGCAGCATCAGGAGTCTCTtattcagctgcagaaagcaggctTGGTTAGGAAGCATACCAAAGAGCTGGAGCGGCTGAAAAGCCTGCCCTCCGACGCCTCGTCGCTGCTCAGAGAGAGCCCCCTGAGCAGAGTGGACTCGAGCATCGTGGAGGAAAGCGAGGATTTGATTTCGCATCACGGCCTCGTACCTCTTCTGGGACCAGCAGCGCTGATAACCGAAGGTGCAGCAAACAACGTGGAGAAGTTGGAGGTGAAATGCGTCTTAGAGGGGTTCCCTCAGAAAACCTCCACCCCTGTCATGTGTCGTTTGGAGCACACGAGCAGTTTCACCAAGGACTTCCTGAAGACCATCTGCTacaccccctcctcctcccggAGCTCCAACCTGACGCGGAGCTCCAGCAGTGACAGTATCCACAGCGTGCGGGGCAAGCCCGGCCTGGTGAAGCAGCGAACTCAGGAAATTGAGACCAGGTTGCGGCTGGCTGGCTTGACTGTGTCTTCTCCTCTGAAAAGGTCCAATTCTCTCGCCAAGCTAGGATGTCTTAACTTGTCTTCTGAGGACTTATCAAGTGACATGGATGTATCGACCATAACGGACTCAAAAGAGGCCGTTTCAATCGAGTCTTCCATGCTCTGTGAGCCACAATCCACGCTGAGGAGTGCAGATGTCACCTCCAAACTGGCAGCGAAGCCAGTGGTTGGAAACTTGAAGAACATGCTTTGGATGGGCAAAAGCTGA
- the SSH1 gene encoding protein phosphatase Slingshot homolog 1 isoform X3, translating into MVKGAALFLQQGNSSQGQRSLQHPHKHAGDLPQHLQVMINLLRCEDRIKLAVRLESVWTDRVRYMVVVYSSGRQDTEENILLGVDFSSKESKSCTIGMVLRLWSDTKIHLDGDGGFSVSTAGRMHIFKPVSVQAMWSALQILHKACEVARRYNYFPGGVALVWATYYESCISSDQSCINEWNAMQDLESTRPDSPALFVDKPTERERTERLIKAKLRSIMMSKDLENVTSKEIRNELEKHMNCNLKEFKEFIDNEMLLILGQMDKPSLIFDHLYLGSEWNASNLEELQGSGIDYILNVTREIDNFFPGLFAYHNIRVYDEETTDLLAHWNEAYHFINKAKKNHSKCLVHCKMGVSRSASTVIAYAMKEFGWSLEKAYNYVKQKRSIARPNAGFMRQLLEYEGILDASKQRHNKLWKQQAESNLPQHTDGTTGSGDFLLESLDIDLENRLADLDMPSQSAYLDNRAGTEVSVGFNYCFRRLSDTLLENKIPSDREGFFQVEELERDALAERTASLVGQPLSAPSEGRLLETTKALETAEPLAELSSFCEKQAKKKLDFSPLKGRIVLGHGDPGEDRVREENPMEKWKRRLSMHKEESRLNRENLNNNNSKRSCPEDFEHDAVFGILSKVKPSYQSCADCMYSSAGLSPDSFGEQCEKLNASTARRSTTICTQPALLSHINSNLADHLPSKAHSEEAIRTKNNEAPLPLSAGTGTLEAGACKSLDQHCSILEKGKDAPKNPVKTLLPRRNSHCDKGLLNAEVVREESLARKDSSATKDLKYLFSKDLEKPSANSYLMQHQESLIQLQKAGLVRKHTKELERLKSLPSDASSLLRESPLSRVDSSIVEESEDLISHHGLVPLLGPAALITEGAANNVEKLEVKCVLEGFPQKTSTPVMCRLEHTSSFTKDFLKTICYTPSSSRSSNLTRSSSSDSIHSVRGKPGLVKQRTQEIETRLRLAGLTVSSPLKRSNSLAKLGCLNLSSEDLSSDMDVSTITDSKEAVSIESSMLCEPQSTLRSADVTSKLAAKPVVGNLKNMLWMGKS; encoded by the exons ATGGTGAAAGGTGCAGCCCTTTTCTTACAACAAGGAAACAGCTCCCAGGGCCAGCGAAGTCTACAGCATCCTCACAAACATGCAG gTGATTtgccccagcacctccaggtgATGATCAACCTCCTTCGCTGTGAGGATAGGATCAAACTG GCTGTCCGTTTGGAAAGTGTGTGGACAGACAGAGTCCGGTACATGGTGGTTGTATACAGCAGCGGACGACAGGACACAGAAGAGAATATTTTGCTGGGTGTGGatttctccagcaaggagag TAAAAGCTGCACTATAGGAATGGTTCTTCGTCTGTGGAGTGATACTAAAATCCATCTTGACGGTGATGG CGGCTTCAGCGTGAGCACCGCAGGGAGAATGCACATCTTCAAGCCAGTGTCGGTGCAAGCCATGTG GTCTGCTTTACAGATCCTTCATAAAGCCTGTGAAGTTGCAAGAAGGTATAACTACTTCCCAGGTGGGGTGGCCTTGGTCTGGGCCACATACTATGAAAGCTGCATCAGCTCTGACCAGAGCTGCATCAATGAGTGGAATGCGATGCAAGACCTGGAGTCCACCCGCCCCGACTCTCCAGCCCTGTTTGTTGACAA gcCAACTGAAAGAGAACGAACAGAACGCCTCATTAAAGCCAAACTCCGGAGCATCATGATGAGCAAAGACCTGGAAAATGTGACTTCTAAGGAG ataCGAAATGAGCTGGAGAAACACATGAATTGCAACTTGAAGGAATTCAAGGAATTTATAGACAATGAAATGCTGCTTATCCTGGGTCAGATGGACAAACCGTCTCTGATTTTTGATCATTTATATCTG GGGTCCGAGTGGAATGCATCCAACCttgaggagctgcagggctcGGG cATTGACTACATTTTGAATGTGACCAGGGAAATTGATAATTTTTTCCCTGGTTTGTTTGCCTATCACAACATCCGAGTATATGATGAAGAGACAACAGACCTCCTGGCTCACTGGAATGAGGCGTACCACTTTATAAATAAGGCCAA GAAGAATCACTCCAAGTGCCTGGTGCACTGCAAAATGGGTGTGAGCCGGTCCGCATCAACTGTTATAGCTTATGCCATGAAGGAATTTGGCTGGTCACTGGAAAAGGCCTATAATTACGTCAAGCAAAAACGCAGCATTGCAAGACCGAATGCAGGCTTCATGAGACAGCTTTTGGAATATGAAGGCATTTTAGACGCCAG CAAGCAGCGCCACAATAAGCTGtggaagcagcaggcagagagcaacctgccccagcacacagatGGCACCACGGGGTCGGGTGACTTCTTACTCGAGAGCTTAGACATCGACCTAGAAAACCGCCTGGCTGACCTGGACATGCCTTCCCAGTCAGCGTACCTGGACAACCGAGCCGGCACAGAAGTGTCTGTGGGGTTTAATTACTGCTTCCGTCGCCTGTCGGACACGCTGCTGGAGAACAAGATTCCCAGTGACAGGGAGGGCTTTTTCCAAGTGGAGGAGCTGGAGCGGGATGCGCTTGCGGAGCGCACTGCCTCGCTGGTGGGACAGCCTCTGTCTGCACCTTCAGAGGGAAGGCTGCTGGAGACAACAAAAGCCCTGGAGACAGCAGAGCCGCTGGCAGAGCTAAGCAGTTTCTGCGAGAAGCAGGCAAAGAAGAAACTGGACTTCAGCCCCCTCAAGGGAAGGATAGTGCTGGGCCATGGGGACCCAGGGGAGGACCGTGTCAGGGAGGAAAACCCAATGGAGAAGTGGAAGCGGCGTTTGTCCATGCACAAGGAGGAGAGCAGGCTTAATAGAGAGAActtgaacaacaacaacagcaaaaggagTTGCCCAGAGGATTTTGAG caCGATGCCGTATTTGGGATCCTCAGTAAGGTCAAGCCTTCCTACCAGTCTTGCGCTGACTGCATGTATTCCTCGGCCGGTTTGTCTCCCGACTCCTTTGGGGAGCAGTGCGAAAAGCTGAACGCCAGCACAGCGCGTCGCAGCACCACGATCTGCACGCAACCGGCCCTCCTCTCCCACATCAATTCCAACTTGGCGGACCACCTGCCCAGCAAGGCGCACTCAGAGGAAGCAATTAGAACTAAAAATAATGAGGCTCCGCTTCCTCTGTCGGCAGGAACTGGTACTTTGGAGGCTGGTGCTTGTAAATCACTTGATCAACACTGCAGCATTTTGGAGAAAGGCAAAGATGCACCAAAAAACCCAGTCAAAACTCTGCTGCCCAGGAGAAACTCACACTGTGACAAGGGCCTCCTTAATGCAGAAGTGGTAAGAGAAGAGTCTCTAGCCAGAAAAGACAGCAGTGCTACCAAGGATCTGAAGTACTTGTTCAGCAAAGACTTGGAAAAGCCAAGTGCAAACAGTTACTTGATGCAGCATCAGGAGTCTCTtattcagctgcagaaagcaggctTGGTTAGGAAGCATACCAAAGAGCTGGAGCGGCTGAAAAGCCTGCCCTCCGACGCCTCGTCGCTGCTCAGAGAGAGCCCCCTGAGCAGAGTGGACTCGAGCATCGTGGAGGAAAGCGAGGATTTGATTTCGCATCACGGCCTCGTACCTCTTCTGGGACCAGCAGCGCTGATAACCGAAGGTGCAGCAAACAACGTGGAGAAGTTGGAGGTGAAATGCGTCTTAGAGGGGTTCCCTCAGAAAACCTCCACCCCTGTCATGTGTCGTTTGGAGCACACGAGCAGTTTCACCAAGGACTTCCTGAAGACCATCTGCTacaccccctcctcctcccggAGCTCCAACCTGACGCGGAGCTCCAGCAGTGACAGTATCCACAGCGTGCGGGGCAAGCCCGGCCTGGTGAAGCAGCGAACTCAGGAAATTGAGACCAGGTTGCGGCTGGCTGGCTTGACTGTGTCTTCTCCTCTGAAAAGGTCCAATTCTCTCGCCAAGCTAGGATGTCTTAACTTGTCTTCTGAGGACTTATCAAGTGACATGGATGTATCGACCATAACGGACTCAAAAGAGGCCGTTTCAATCGAGTCTTCCATGCTCTGTGAGCCACAATCCACGCTGAGGAGTGCAGATGTCACCTCCAAACTGGCAGCGAAGCCAGTGGTTGGAAACTTGAAGAACATGCTTTGGATGGGCAAAAGCTGA